One window from the genome of Cyclobacterium amurskyense encodes:
- a CDS encoding endonuclease/exonuclease/phosphatase family protein: MDLVLNIFKIILGVISVLAVIASKLKVSNWWVRVFDFPRIQLLVMATLAIVLFLMPFSSFNTFNLGFFALVVFTWFYQARKIFPYTIVAGKEVNHDKTSNPENEIGILVSNVLTPNRHVEKLINLVNKHHPNLVLTLESDKWWEDQLTVLEEEYKYQVKIPLDNLYGMHLYSNLELKDTKVHFLVEDDIPSIHSTVVLPSGKPIQIHCIHPEPPSPTESDTSLSRDAELLIVGKNVKDADLPTLVFGDLNDVAWSRTTRLFQKISGLLDPRKGRGFFNTYNAKYLPFRWPLDHIFHSDDFVLRKIRRLPSISSDHFPIYIKLKLKPQNEQEDKKEALDREEKNWTEETIGKANPNILTI, encoded by the coding sequence ATGGATCTGGTATTAAATATTTTTAAAATAATATTAGGTGTCATCAGTGTCTTGGCCGTAATAGCTTCAAAGCTAAAGGTCAGCAACTGGTGGGTCCGTGTATTTGACTTTCCCAGAATTCAGTTGTTAGTTATGGCCACTCTGGCGATAGTTCTTTTTCTTATGCCTTTTTCCTCCTTCAATACCTTTAACCTTGGTTTTTTCGCTTTGGTGGTATTTACTTGGTTTTACCAGGCGAGAAAAATTTTCCCTTATACCATAGTGGCCGGGAAGGAAGTCAATCACGATAAGACTAGTAACCCTGAAAATGAAATTGGCATATTGGTAAGTAATGTGCTCACTCCTAATCGACATGTTGAAAAGTTAATCAACCTGGTAAACAAACACCATCCCAATCTGGTGCTTACCTTAGAATCAGATAAGTGGTGGGAAGATCAGTTGACCGTATTGGAAGAGGAATACAAGTATCAGGTCAAAATACCTTTAGATAATCTTTACGGAATGCATTTGTATTCCAATTTGGAATTGAAGGATACTAAAGTACATTTTTTAGTAGAAGATGACATCCCTTCCATTCACTCTACTGTAGTTCTTCCTTCAGGAAAACCTATACAGATTCATTGTATTCATCCCGAACCTCCTAGTCCTACAGAAAGTGATACCTCTCTTTCTCGTGATGCTGAACTTCTTATAGTGGGTAAGAATGTGAAAGATGCTGACCTACCAACCTTGGTTTTTGGTGACCTCAATGATGTGGCTTGGTCTAGAACAACACGGCTTTTTCAAAAAATAAGTGGGCTTTTGGACCCAAGAAAAGGAAGAGGTTTTTTTAATACCTACAATGCAAAGTACCTGCCTTTTCGATGGCCTTTGGACCATATCTTTCATTCAGATGATTTTGTACTTAGGAAAATAAGAAGGCTACCTTCCATTTCCTCTGACCACTTTCCTATTTATATTAAACTGAAGCTTAAGCCGCAAAATGAACAAGAAGACAAGAAAGAGGCACTTGATAGAGAGGAAAAAAATTGGACGGAAGAGACGATAGGCAAAGCCAATCCAAATATTTTGACGATCTAA
- a CDS encoding secondary thiamine-phosphate synthase enzyme YjbQ, translating into MKTYQKEINLPAYRRGFHLITRHIVDNFQDLKKIEKGWLQVWIKHTSAGLTINENADPSVRVDFETFTNYLIPEDYPHFVHTMEGPDDMPAHLKSSIFGVSVQIPITRGRLNLGTWQGIYLGEFRNYGGERSLVLTAMGE; encoded by the coding sequence ATGAAAACCTATCAAAAAGAAATCAATTTGCCCGCCTATAGAAGGGGTTTTCACCTCATAACCAGACATATTGTGGATAACTTTCAGGATTTAAAAAAAATCGAAAAAGGATGGCTTCAGGTGTGGATAAAGCATACTTCTGCAGGATTAACGATCAATGAGAATGCGGATCCTTCTGTAAGAGTGGACTTTGAAACCTTTACTAACTACCTGATTCCTGAGGATTATCCCCACTTTGTTCATACTATGGAAGGGCCAGATGATATGCCAGCGCACCTAAAATCAAGCATTTTTGGCGTTTCAGTGCAAATTCCTATCACAAGAGGGAGGTTGAACCTTGGCACATGGCAAGGGATTTACCTTGGAGAATTTCGAAACTATGGTGGTGAGAGGAGTCTAGTGCTTACTGC
- a CDS encoding ATP-dependent DNA helicase, whose protein sequence is MSYLKSFFRQEFEAKGLDMANEPFIQALEIALHTNKSLFLTGRAGTGKTTFLHTLRKFNPSKNMVVVAPTGVAAINAKGKTIHSFFKIDPRQLFLPGDPRLQAKGSKQNIFDTFKYTKSRLSVIRNLDLLVIDEISMVRVEILDILDQILRVFRKKMHLPFGGVQLILIGDPFQLPPVVKDKDWSLLSSKYETRFFFSAFGFKELMPFHIELKKIYRQKDSVFKDLLNRIRESKHTYEDIDFLNQRAEAYHFDLLDQGYIILGTHNNNIHQINKQKLELIKSEEKVYKAAIEDDFPTNMAPFEPIDITLKVGAQVIFMRNNPEKNYYNGMIGKVVEMHENKILVEANNGTFYEVEREVWENVDFQYNEQEKKVDAKVIGRFTQFPLKLAWAITVHKSQGLTFEKCIVEIDRSFEAGQVYVALSRCTDLNGLVLKKAIGMQSVLVSQDSLNFSLQRQEESQVEEDLRVQRAFASLPYAFDAYRKGDLNKAKAIFNEVQRIHDITTYAKFRQFLMLKPWLDYKNKCR, encoded by the coding sequence ATGTCCTATTTAAAATCGTTTTTTCGTCAAGAATTTGAAGCCAAAGGCTTGGACATGGCCAATGAACCCTTTATCCAAGCACTTGAAATCGCCTTGCATACCAACAAATCCCTATTCCTGACTGGTCGGGCTGGTACTGGTAAAACAACGTTTCTGCATACCCTAAGAAAATTCAACCCTTCTAAGAACATGGTAGTAGTAGCTCCTACCGGAGTCGCGGCCATAAATGCAAAAGGCAAAACCATTCATAGTTTTTTTAAAATTGATCCCAGGCAACTTTTTCTACCAGGAGACCCCAGACTACAGGCCAAAGGTTCCAAGCAAAACATTTTTGACACTTTTAAATACACCAAAAGCCGCTTGTCTGTCATCAGAAATCTGGATCTATTGGTCATCGATGAGATTTCAATGGTACGGGTAGAGATACTCGATATTTTGGATCAGATATTGCGTGTATTTAGGAAAAAAATGCACCTTCCTTTCGGAGGCGTACAGCTTATATTGATTGGCGATCCATTTCAATTACCACCTGTTGTCAAAGACAAAGACTGGTCTTTACTGTCAAGTAAGTATGAGACCCGATTTTTCTTTAGCGCTTTTGGATTTAAAGAACTAATGCCTTTTCATATTGAGTTAAAAAAAATATACCGACAGAAAGACAGTGTTTTTAAAGACCTCCTAAACAGAATTAGAGAAAGCAAACATACCTATGAGGACATTGATTTTTTGAACCAACGAGCTGAGGCTTATCACTTTGACTTACTGGATCAAGGATATATCATATTAGGAACCCACAACAACAATATTCATCAAATTAACAAGCAGAAGTTAGAGCTAATTAAAAGCGAAGAGAAGGTTTACAAGGCAGCCATCGAGGATGATTTCCCTACAAATATGGCCCCCTTCGAACCCATAGACATCACGCTCAAAGTCGGAGCGCAAGTCATCTTCATGCGCAACAATCCAGAAAAAAACTACTACAATGGAATGATTGGAAAAGTAGTAGAAATGCATGAGAACAAAATCCTGGTAGAGGCAAATAATGGTACTTTCTATGAAGTAGAAAGAGAGGTATGGGAGAATGTGGATTTTCAGTACAATGAGCAAGAGAAAAAAGTAGATGCAAAAGTTATTGGAAGATTTACCCAATTTCCATTGAAACTTGCTTGGGCCATTACTGTACATAAGAGTCAAGGACTTACCTTTGAAAAATGTATCGTGGAAATAGACAGGTCTTTTGAAGCCGGTCAGGTATATGTGGCCCTTAGCCGATGCACGGATTTGAATGGTTTGGTATTAAAAAAGGCCATAGGTATGCAAAGTGTACTGGTAAGTCAGGACAGTTTGAATTTTAGTTTACAACGTCAGGAAGAATCACAGGTAGAAGAAGATTTAAGGGTTCAAAGAGCCTTTGCCTCATTGCCTTATGCCTTCGACGCCTATCGAAAAGGCGATTTAAACAAAGCCAAGGCCATTTTTAATGAAGTTCAGCGCATTCATGACATCACTACTTATGCAAAGTTCAGACAATTTTTAATGCTAAAACCATGGCTAGACTACAAAAATAAATGCAGATAA
- a CDS encoding PA14 domain-containing protein, with the protein MKGILRGVNKDRNYFNSVVLSIVLFLAFTAQSFGQLACSNTEPETLTKPWRDGSSWQNGYPTNVWNAYVYQLTDYYNPNGANAGHNEPSEFKKPQPDENGIYFSGQYKGMLLRDGANFLPVSGVNFDTHFSDPNPGNGYLSDNLFFQTGINPTTSGGCDTQLNQFGVHMRGRYVPTQNGIYRIRIGSDDGSYFRMFSDINNPSSSGAVDVNGNNLIHNNWVKNESDTLLYDGVDNFVYENNIRNYYVELEAAQEWFMTLNYYEKDGANRLAFEIELYFGPGEIKMGADASGSVAFCGINPDPTIISSIGPAVFEDGEVTNYFWQYATSNDESATWNTISGATEKDYKIPAYEDDNWTGSRYYRRGATNTIAVNDSTSTDVDVFSNVLEVIMNPIADLDRTEFGVNEWIGHTYDAPRNFATSNYSGRVFQDSVFTQNFPAGVGCNSQKNNFTVQYRMRLDVQPGTYDFNVNGDDGYRLIINGTTVIDEWAKVGGKKVTDDTYQMEITEDGVLELILDYYEIGGDQSISFNYVENLLILPLEWGDFLGQSCGENNCLNWSTLQEKNTSHFIMEKSNNGFSWEEFGETLEAQGNSNQEVFYDYSDHSVANDVTFYRIKQVDLDDTFSYSDVIRVENNSNRNKLMPFPNPTTDLLFVDSQEGILSVELTSQDQRVRAQPLLEKISDNRYQIDMRQFPSNHYLVTIHTEKSRKTYKIMKR; encoded by the coding sequence ATGAAGGGGATTTTGAGAGGAGTAAATAAGGACAGAAACTATTTTAACAGCGTAGTTTTATCCATCGTATTATTTTTAGCTTTTACAGCACAAAGCTTTGGGCAATTGGCTTGTAGTAATACTGAACCAGAAACACTTACGAAACCATGGCGAGATGGAAGTTCTTGGCAGAATGGTTATCCAACCAATGTTTGGAATGCCTATGTTTATCAGTTAACTGATTACTACAACCCAAACGGAGCAAATGCTGGTCATAATGAGCCATCAGAATTTAAAAAACCACAACCTGATGAAAACGGAATTTATTTTTCCGGACAATATAAGGGGATGCTTTTGAGAGATGGTGCAAATTTCCTTCCTGTTTCAGGAGTAAATTTTGACACGCATTTTAGTGATCCAAATCCTGGTAATGGCTATCTTTCTGACAACCTTTTTTTTCAAACCGGTATTAACCCTACAACTTCAGGCGGATGTGATACCCAATTAAACCAATTCGGTGTACATATGAGGGGCAGGTATGTTCCTACCCAAAATGGTATTTACCGTATACGAATAGGTAGTGATGACGGCTCCTATTTCAGAATGTTTTCAGACATTAATAACCCTAGTTCAAGTGGGGCTGTTGATGTGAACGGCAATAACCTCATACATAACAACTGGGTAAAGAATGAATCGGACACCTTATTGTATGACGGCGTCGATAACTTCGTGTATGAGAACAACATCAGAAATTACTATGTTGAATTAGAAGCTGCTCAGGAATGGTTCATGACATTGAACTATTATGAAAAAGACGGTGCCAATAGACTTGCTTTTGAAATTGAATTGTATTTCGGCCCTGGGGAGATAAAAATGGGAGCTGATGCCTCAGGATCAGTTGCTTTTTGTGGAATCAATCCTGACCCTACCATCATCAGTTCAATAGGTCCTGCGGTATTTGAAGATGGAGAAGTGACTAATTATTTTTGGCAATATGCCACTTCGAATGATGAGTCTGCCACTTGGAACACCATTTCCGGAGCTACTGAAAAAGATTATAAAATCCCAGCTTATGAGGACGATAATTGGACCGGGTCTAGGTATTATAGAAGAGGGGCAACCAATACAATTGCAGTAAATGACTCTACAAGTACCGATGTTGATGTATTTTCCAATGTATTGGAAGTAATCATGAATCCAATCGCCGATTTAGATCGTACTGAATTTGGCGTTAATGAGTGGATAGGTCATACTTATGATGCACCTAGAAATTTTGCTACTTCCAATTACTCTGGAAGGGTTTTTCAAGATTCTGTATTTACTCAAAACTTTCCAGCTGGAGTAGGGTGTAATTCTCAAAAAAACAACTTTACCGTTCAGTACAGAATGCGTTTAGATGTCCAACCTGGTACTTATGACTTTAATGTCAATGGTGATGATGGGTACAGATTAATAATCAATGGAACTACTGTGATTGACGAATGGGCCAAAGTTGGTGGTAAGAAAGTCACAGATGACACCTATCAAATGGAAATCACAGAAGATGGCGTATTAGAATTGATATTAGATTATTATGAAATTGGAGGTGACCAATCCATATCTTTTAACTACGTTGAAAATTTACTTATACTTCCACTTGAGTGGGGAGATTTTCTTGGACAATCCTGTGGTGAGAATAATTGCTTGAATTGGAGCACTCTACAAGAAAAAAACACCAGCCATTTTATTATGGAAAAATCCAATAATGGTTTTTCTTGGGAGGAATTTGGAGAAACTCTTGAAGCGCAAGGCAATAGTAACCAAGAGGTCTTTTATGATTATTCCGATCATTCAGTTGCAAACGATGTTACCTTTTACAGAATCAAGCAGGTGGATTTGGATGATACTTTCAGTTATTCAGACGTAATCAGGGTAGAAAATAATTCAAATAGAAATAAGCTTATGCCTTTCCCTAACCCTACCACTGATTTACTTTTCGTAGATTCTCAAGAGGGTATATTAAGTGTGGAGCTAACCAGCCAAGATCAGAGAGTAAGAGCGCAACCACTCCTTGAAAAAATTAGTGACAACAGGTATCAAATAGATATGCGACAATTCCCAAGCAACCATTATTTGGTAACTATTCATACAGAGAAGTCAAGGAAAACTTACAAAATCATGAAACGATAA
- a CDS encoding GlcG/HbpS family heme-binding protein translates to MQKLTLSFLILLFTVVSYSANAQQTTRVLSLKDAQTIANAAEAKAKANNWTVVISIVDAGGDLVLLKRMDGTQAGSIDVALEKSETAIKFKRSTKEFEDMVAEGRLNILSLPGVLAMEGGLPIISGDQFIGAIGVSGAAPPEDGIIAGAGVAAFK, encoded by the coding sequence ATGCAGAAGCTAACATTATCATTTTTAATATTGTTATTCACCGTAGTAAGTTATTCTGCGAACGCGCAACAAACCACCAGAGTCCTATCGCTAAAAGATGCCCAAACAATCGCCAATGCTGCAGAAGCAAAAGCCAAGGCCAACAATTGGACTGTCGTTATTTCCATAGTTGACGCTGGTGGAGATTTAGTGCTACTAAAAAGAATGGATGGTACCCAAGCCGGAAGCATAGATGTAGCACTAGAAAAAAGTGAAACCGCAATAAAATTTAAGAGATCAACCAAGGAATTTGAAGACATGGTAGCAGAGGGTAGATTAAATATTTTAAGTCTGCCAGGTGTATTGGCCATGGAGGGCGGACTTCCTATAATTTCAGGAGATCAGTTCATAGGCGCCATTGGCGTGAGTGGAGCAGCCCCTCCAGAAGATGGAATTATAGCTGGAGCTGGAGTTGCTGCTTTTAAATAA
- a CDS encoding methionine aminotransferase, translated as MTKGKNLPSKLPYVGTTIFTVMSKLATDEGAYNLSQGFPSFDCSPKLSELVCHYLKNGYNQYAPMSGAPVFRESIAEKTARVYGVSYDPETEVTVTSGATEAIFCAVTAVVYPGDEVIVLEPAYDSYVPAIDLNGGIPIFVTLDAPDFKIDWEKVKAKISPKTKAIIVNTPHNPVGTVFSKEDLNNLAEIIRDKDIYIISDEVYEHIVYDGEIHHSMMCHPELKEKAFICNSVGKTYHVTGWKIGYCLAPAALTKEFQRIHQYITFCTVSPMQFALADFLKLPEHYEQLSEFYQRKRDRFNDALSGSRFTLKPSKGSFFQIVSYEKITDEYDYDLAIRLTKEIKVASVPVSVFYKEKRDDKLLRFCFAKDDDILDKAAALLCKL; from the coding sequence ATGACAAAAGGAAAAAATTTACCCTCAAAATTACCTTATGTTGGCACTACCATTTTTACGGTAATGTCCAAACTTGCTACGGATGAGGGCGCATACAATTTATCTCAGGGCTTTCCAAGTTTCGATTGTTCTCCGAAACTTAGTGAATTGGTATGCCACTATTTGAAAAATGGTTATAACCAATATGCACCTATGTCTGGCGCACCTGTTTTCAGGGAAAGCATAGCTGAAAAAACTGCCAGAGTCTACGGGGTTTCTTATGATCCTGAAACAGAAGTGACCGTTACATCAGGAGCCACCGAGGCCATATTTTGTGCGGTCACTGCAGTTGTTTACCCAGGGGATGAGGTGATCGTACTCGAACCGGCCTATGACAGCTATGTTCCAGCCATCGACCTTAATGGCGGCATTCCAATATTTGTAACCTTGGATGCGCCAGATTTTAAAATCGATTGGGAAAAAGTAAAAGCCAAAATATCTCCCAAGACAAAGGCCATTATTGTCAATACACCCCACAATCCTGTAGGGACCGTATTTAGCAAAGAAGACCTCAATAACCTGGCAGAAATTATTCGTGACAAGGACATCTATATTATTAGCGATGAAGTTTACGAGCACATCGTTTATGATGGAGAAATACATCATTCCATGATGTGTCATCCAGAGTTAAAAGAGAAAGCTTTTATTTGTAATTCTGTAGGAAAAACCTATCATGTCACGGGATGGAAAATCGGCTATTGCCTAGCCCCTGCTGCCCTGACCAAGGAATTCCAACGCATACACCAATACATCACTTTCTGCACGGTGTCTCCAATGCAATTTGCGCTGGCGGACTTTCTTAAGCTACCAGAACACTACGAGCAGTTGTCTGAATTTTATCAGCGTAAAAGAGACCGGTTCAATGATGCTTTGAGCGGATCCAGGTTTACATTGAAACCCTCTAAAGGAAGTTTTTTTCAAATCGTATCTTATGAAAAAATCACAGACGAATACGATTACGATTTGGCTATCAGATTGACCAAAGAAATCAAGGTCGCCTCTGTTCCCGTTTCTGTTTTTTACAAAGAAAAAAGAGATGATAAATTGTTAAGGTTTTGTTTTGCGAAGGACGATGACATCCTGGACAAAGCCGCAGCCTTATTATGTAAATTATAA
- the uvrA gene encoding excinuclease ABC subunit UvrA — MGTTTVNTNTSLENLDPKSFIIIKNARVNNLKNLSIAIPRNKLIIVTGLSGSGKSSLAFDTLFAEGQRMYVESLSSYARQFLGRMEKPEVEYIKGVSPAIAIQQGVNTKNPRSTVGTTTEIYDYLKLLFSRIGRTISPISGEEVKHHTVTDVVAYIHSFDEGDKVMISCPLHFSPERSKEKELEILLQKGFTRVLVDGEVSFVEELLESEKLPEGNFEILIDRVSVKKEDEGNQFRIADSVQTSFFEGLGECKVVIPDKAVRSFSDKFELDGIQFELPTVNFFSFNNPYGACRTCEGFGSVLGIDPDLVIPDKSLSIFEGAIAPWRGETTKKWLQPLLKDGIKFDFPIHRPYEDLDERDKAILWTGNKYFKGLNDFFAFLQSKLHKIQYRVMLSRFRGRTSCPDCKGTRIRKDASYVKIAEKSITDLVLLPIDKALPFFETLELTETEKSVSQRLLKEIINRLEYLDQVGLGYLTLNRLTSSLSGGEFQRIKLATSLGSALVGSMYILDEPSIGLHPRDTERLINVLKALRDLGNTVIVVEHEEKIILTADQVIDIGPDAGVHGGELVFQGTLKELMAAGNTHTARYLSGEESISAKIHNRKWDEYILIKGATENNLKNITVKIPLEVLTVVTGVSGSGKSTLVKKVLYPAIGKILGSVNDETGRFDRLDGHYRNINRVEFVDQNPIGKSSRSNPVTYVKAYDGIRALYADLPISKQRGYKPAFFSFNVDGGRCEACQGEGTQKIEMQFMADIYLTCESCKGKRFKNEILDAKYKGKDISEVLGLTIDEAMDFFSEKSAIIQKLSPLQEVGLGYIGLGQSSNTLSGGEAQRVKLASFLGKNDSRNQEKILFIFDEPTTGLHFHDIKKLLFSINSLIDQGHTVLIIEHNTEVIMAADWVIDLGPEGGEKGGNVIFEGVPEDLMKEENNYTGKYLVELKKA; from the coding sequence ATGGGTACAACTACTGTCAATACAAATACTTCACTCGAGAATCTAGATCCTAAATCCTTTATAATTATAAAGAATGCCCGGGTCAATAATCTAAAAAACCTAAGCATAGCCATTCCTAGAAATAAGTTGATAATAGTTACAGGCTTATCGGGTTCAGGGAAATCTTCCTTGGCTTTCGACACGCTTTTTGCAGAAGGTCAGCGGATGTATGTAGAGAGCTTAAGCTCTTATGCTAGGCAATTTTTAGGAAGGATGGAAAAGCCTGAAGTAGAATACATCAAAGGAGTTTCACCAGCCATAGCCATACAACAAGGTGTAAACACCAAAAACCCAAGATCAACAGTGGGCACTACCACAGAGATCTACGATTATTTAAAGCTTCTTTTTAGTAGAATTGGCAGAACCATTTCTCCAATAAGTGGTGAGGAAGTAAAACACCATACCGTAACTGATGTAGTTGCTTATATCCACAGCTTCGATGAAGGTGATAAGGTAATGATAAGTTGCCCTTTGCATTTCAGCCCTGAAAGGTCCAAAGAGAAAGAACTGGAAATCCTATTGCAAAAAGGTTTCACCAGGGTTTTGGTAGATGGCGAAGTGTCATTTGTAGAGGAACTGCTGGAATCAGAAAAGTTACCTGAAGGGAACTTCGAGATATTAATAGACAGAGTATCAGTAAAAAAAGAGGACGAAGGAAATCAATTCAGAATCGCAGACAGTGTTCAAACATCTTTTTTTGAGGGATTGGGAGAATGCAAAGTTGTGATTCCGGACAAAGCCGTCAGAAGCTTTAGTGATAAATTTGAATTAGACGGCATTCAATTCGAATTGCCTACAGTGAACTTTTTTAGTTTTAACAACCCTTATGGGGCATGCAGGACTTGTGAAGGATTCGGCTCAGTTCTGGGAATAGACCCTGACTTGGTAATCCCTGACAAATCGCTTTCTATCTTTGAGGGGGCTATTGCACCATGGAGGGGAGAGACCACCAAAAAATGGTTGCAACCACTACTAAAGGATGGAATAAAATTTGATTTTCCCATCCATAGACCCTATGAGGACCTTGACGAAAGAGACAAAGCCATTTTATGGACAGGTAACAAATATTTCAAAGGCCTGAATGACTTTTTTGCTTTTCTACAAAGCAAGTTGCATAAGATACAGTATAGGGTAATGCTTTCCAGATTTAGGGGAAGAACTTCATGTCCTGATTGTAAAGGCACAAGGATCAGGAAAGATGCTTCCTATGTAAAAATAGCAGAGAAATCCATAACCGATCTCGTGCTTTTACCAATAGACAAAGCCTTACCATTCTTTGAAACGCTAGAACTTACAGAAACGGAAAAGAGCGTATCCCAGAGACTCCTAAAAGAGATCATCAACCGACTGGAGTACCTCGATCAGGTAGGACTTGGTTATTTAACGCTCAACAGGCTTACTTCATCTCTCTCTGGAGGGGAATTCCAAAGGATAAAACTCGCCACTTCTCTAGGCAGTGCTTTGGTGGGCTCTATGTACATCCTCGATGAGCCAAGCATTGGCCTACATCCAAGAGATACCGAACGGCTCATTAACGTATTGAAAGCCCTAAGAGACTTGGGCAATACAGTCATCGTAGTGGAGCATGAAGAAAAAATCATACTTACAGCAGACCAGGTAATAGACATCGGGCCTGATGCGGGTGTTCATGGTGGGGAACTGGTTTTTCAAGGTACCCTGAAAGAATTAATGGCGGCAGGAAATACACATACCGCCAGGTACCTAAGTGGAGAAGAGTCAATAAGTGCCAAAATCCACAATAGGAAATGGGATGAATACATTTTAATTAAAGGTGCCACAGAGAATAACCTGAAAAACATCACCGTTAAAATTCCATTAGAAGTCTTGACCGTAGTGACTGGAGTGAGTGGTTCAGGGAAATCTACTTTGGTAAAGAAGGTATTGTACCCGGCTATAGGTAAAATCCTAGGCTCCGTAAATGATGAAACAGGCCGTTTCGACAGACTTGATGGTCATTACAGGAACATCAATAGGGTAGAGTTTGTAGATCAAAACCCAATCGGAAAATCCTCAAGATCAAACCCGGTTACTTATGTAAAAGCCTATGACGGAATCAGGGCCTTGTATGCGGATCTTCCCATCTCCAAGCAAAGAGGCTATAAACCTGCTTTTTTTAGTTTCAATGTAGACGGAGGCCGATGCGAAGCTTGTCAGGGAGAAGGCACCCAAAAGATCGAAATGCAGTTTATGGCAGACATTTACCTTACCTGTGAATCCTGTAAAGGAAAGCGTTTCAAAAATGAAATATTGGATGCCAAATACAAGGGGAAAGACATTTCAGAAGTATTGGGCTTGACCATAGATGAGGCCATGGATTTTTTTAGTGAAAAATCAGCCATTATCCAGAAATTAAGCCCCCTTCAGGAAGTAGGTCTTGGCTATATTGGATTAGGTCAATCCTCCAATACCTTGAGTGGTGGAGAAGCACAAAGAGTAAAATTGGCTTCCTTTTTAGGTAAAAATGATTCCAGAAATCAGGAAAAAATATTGTTCATTTTTGATGAACCTACTACTGGCCTACATTTCCATGACATAAAAAAATTACTGTTTTCCATCAACTCTTTGATCGACCAAGGGCACACTGTACTCATAATTGAGCACAATACAGAGGTAATAATGGCAGCGGATTGGGTCATCGATTTAGGGCCGGAAGGAGGAGAAAAAGGGGGCAATGTTATTTTTGAGGGGGTACCGGAAGATTTAATGAAGGAAGAAAATAATTATACCGGAAAATACCTCGTAGAGCTCAAGAAGGCATAA
- a CDS encoding sugar phosphate isomerase/epimerase family protein, translating into MLELGFVSAILAEKSFEEVIDFAAKEQFSCVEIMCWPKGKAERRYAGVTHIDVSNMDEKEIQHIKDYQKKKKVYVSGLGFYPNPMDPDEKVAENALSHIMEVIDGAEKLGIPVVNTFIGRNPSLNVSDNLRLFEERFPQIVRHASEKGIKIAIENCPMLFTDDEWPGGKNLAISPAIWDKMFTIIPDANFGLNYDPSHLVWMQMDPVQPIYDYKDRLHHIHLKDVKVYQEKLNRVGILANPLEYHSPKIPGLGDVPWGRFFAALTDVGYRGPCCIEVEDKAFEKSEADVNMAILTSRNYLRQYIPFREA; encoded by the coding sequence ATGCTAGAACTAGGTTTTGTAAGTGCCATATTGGCTGAAAAAAGTTTTGAAGAAGTAATCGATTTCGCTGCTAAGGAACAATTTTCCTGTGTGGAAATAATGTGCTGGCCAAAAGGAAAAGCGGAACGGCGTTATGCTGGGGTTACACATATTGATGTGTCCAATATGGATGAAAAAGAAATCCAGCATATCAAAGATTACCAGAAGAAAAAGAAGGTATATGTATCAGGTTTGGGTTTTTACCCCAACCCTATGGATCCGGATGAAAAAGTAGCAGAAAATGCGCTTTCCCATATTATGGAGGTAATTGATGGTGCGGAAAAACTAGGCATACCTGTGGTCAATACTTTCATTGGAAGAAACCCCTCTTTGAATGTCTCAGACAATTTAAGACTTTTCGAAGAACGATTTCCTCAGATCGTACGCCATGCTTCAGAAAAAGGCATCAAAATAGCAATTGAAAATTGCCCCATGCTTTTTACAGATGACGAATGGCCTGGAGGGAAAAACCTTGCCATTTCTCCGGCTATTTGGGACAAGATGTTTACCATTATACCTGACGCCAATTTCGGACTGAATTACGATCCTTCCCATTTAGTATGGATGCAAATGGACCCGGTTCAGCCCATTTACGATTATAAAGATAGACTTCATCATATCCACCTTAAGGATGTAAAGGTTTACCAGGAAAAATTAAACAGGGTAGGTATCCTTGCCAATCCATTGGAGTACCATTCACCAAAAATACCAGGCCTAGGAGATGTTCCTTGGGGTCGTTTTTTTGCTGCCCTTACCGACGTAGGTTACAGAGGTCCCTGCTGCATAGAAGTAGAAGACAAAGCTTTCGAAAAATCAGAGGCGGATGTCAATATGGCCATTTTAACTTCCAGGAATTATTTGAGGCAGTACATTCCATTTAGAGAGGCATAG